In the genome of Aedes aegypti strain LVP_AGWG chromosome 2, AaegL5.0 Primary Assembly, whole genome shotgun sequence, the window AAGAGATTCGTAGAGAAATTTTCCCacaatttgctccaggaaatcgtTGAAATtactgtgaaaatttgctatccTGTAGATATTTTTGTACTTTCACCATTTACCCCATTTGCTACTCTAAGAGATCTTCAAAAGAATTCTACATGAATTCTCACAACAAAACCCACAAAGTTTTATTCCATGCATTCTTCCAGTCATGTTCATATAGATTCCTACAACAATCCACAGTTTCTCCCAGAATGCCTCCAGGGATTGTCccaagaatttctcagcaaATTCAACTAGGTACGGATTCCCGCATTTCATCCAGGGAGTAACCTGcactttttccaaacatttctcgagCAATTCTTCATCAATTGTTCAGAGGTTCtttgaggtgaagatgcatcgaagccaaaccttgaatattcaagagcgcaaatctagagaacctgacaaccgttcgagctgaaaatttgatcgattgatcaccaccagcgatTGACCAGTGAGGtgaattttcagcacaaacgatgtgctcttgaaaattcgaggtttggctttgatgtACCTTCACTTTAAAGGATTCCTTGGAATCTCCGGAGTAACTTTTGAAGGCATCCTTATAGACATTCCAGGctgaaatcttgaagaaattgtgaACGACaaatttggaggaaattcttaaaatttctcgaagatttCTTATGGATTCtgtggaagaatcactggataaattcATGCATGGTTTCGGACTTTCTTgtgaaatttctgcaagagtCTTTGGTGGAAAATCATCCAATAACTATTAATGTAATTCCTGGGAAAATAAAGTGAAAAATATATACAGTACAATTAATAGTATCACTTCTTGCAATGTCACAAGGCATGACAAAATTGGAAATCTGCAATTGATATTTCACTGGTTTCTTCGCGCTATGGCCACAGGTTCTCCTGGTCTGTTGACTCAGATCTGCATGGACTATCATGTCTTACTGTCTCTAGCTGACAACATAGTGCTGGAAACGCCCAGGCGCCCCAGATGGAAATACGAGGCAGCCGACTGGGATAGCTTCCAAAAACAGTAGAGATTAAACTCAATGCATGCCCTCCGTCTAATATTACGGACCTTACCGCCATCATTAACGATGCAGCAACTGATACGATACCTAGTAATACCAGTTTCAAACCTGGACGACGAGCCTTACATTGGTGGACGGATTACACAAAAAAGCGATCAGGCACAACGAAGTCTCTTAGCCTGTAGGGTAAAAGGCGATCTAAACGTGTTGCCCTGTGTTGAGGACAACCCTATCGCGGTGTACTATGAAGTACTACGCACGCCGCTGGGCTCGCACTCGGCAGCATAACTGCTAATGTGTGATGCTGGAGAAGCGCATCAATGAATGATTTTAATGTGGTTGTCATTGTATTGTATCTGTGTACTTCAGTTAGTTTGTTTACGTCCCGTATATCGTTTTGTACTTTTAGCGTGTCGCaataaattatgttttattagttACGTGCGCGTTTAATTCCCTGATGTAGGGACGAGTATAGAGAACGACCATCGGGGTATTTCCACGGTACAAAAGTGGCGACGAGAATTCGCGAGTGAGGGTAGTTTTTCCGTCGATAAAAACTCACCCAACATTTCGTCACCCGCGCGGAAGAAAAGAAAGTGGAGTGCGATGGCTGACGGTGATAGTGATCGAAACGGGCAAAATGGTGTTGACCCCCCGGGAGTGATAAATCGGCAGCAATTAAACCAGCCGATTTCCACGCGCCGACGGctcaccagcagcagcagcagcatcaaaaTTTTCGTCCCCGTTGTGACTAcacaccagcagcagcagccattCGTTCCGGTTTCTTCAGCTCCACAACAGCAGTTCTCAACCTTCCAATTCCACCAAACACCGCAAGCCCAAGTAAGTACCGATATGCTCATGCAAATTATGCATATGATGCATCAATCGATGACCCAGAGTCAGCAGCAACACCAACAGCTTATGGGGCAAATTATTGCGCAGCAGCAGCAGTTCCTAAGTAGCGTCGCGTCGTCAATAAATGTTCAAGTGCCACCCAATCCGGAACAAATCCTTGACTCCTTGGCCAGTAATATCAAGGAATTCCGGTACGAGGCCGAAAGTAATGCCACTATCGCGGCGTGGTACTCTCGCTACGACGACCTCTTCGAAAAGGATGCTGCGAGGCTTGACGATGAGGCGAAAGTTCGCCTACTTATGCGCAAATTGGATTTATCTGAGCATGAGAGGTATGTAAGCTATATCTTGCCTAAATTGGCGTTCGCATGCAGGGTAAATAAGGCTTGCGTAGAGTTTGAACTAGGAAAGTTCACAGAAGAGCAGTTCAAGTGCTTGGTGTACGTTTGTGGCCTGAAATCGGAGAATGACGTCGAGATCCGCACTCGTCTCCTCACGAAAATCGAGGACAACAACGACGTCACGTTGGAGCAGCTCTCCGAGGAGTGTCAACGCCTGTTCAATCTCAAGCACGACAGTGCGATGATCGAAGCTCCATCTCCGTACAACCAAGTGCAAGCGGTGAGGAAGTTTGGTGGGAAGAGGTTCGACAAGCGTGATTGCGAGGCACAAACACATTTTTCCAGTGACGCCGTCAAGAAGCCAACGTACCCGTGCTGGCTCTGCGGTGCATTACTCTACGCCCGTGATTGCAGCTACAAGAACCACAAATGCTCCGATTGCGGCCAATTCGGACACCGTGAAAGTTACTGCGAAAGTGCCAAATCCCGGAAACCTGGAAGCAAACGCAAGAAGCGAGTAGTCTCGACGAAGGTGGTAGTTGTCGACGTGTGCAGCGTGCAGCAGCGACGCAGATTCGTTTCCGTCGGCCTTTCTGGAACGAATATCAGACTGCAACTCGACACCGCCTCAGATATCACCGTCATCAGCAGGGAAAGTTGGCAGAAACTCGGCAGCCCAGCATTATTGCCTGCAACGGTGAAAGCGAAGACAGCATCCGGCAACATCTTGTCGCTCGATGGGGAATTCGAGTGCGACGTCACCATCGGAGAAAGCACACGGCGAGAGCTCATCCGTGTCACCGGGAAACAACTTCAGCTACTCGGTTCCGACTTGGTGGACAGCTTTAATCTCTGGTCCGTGCCCATGGACAGTTTCTGTTGCCACGTGTCAGGCTCTCCTGCGTCACCCGCTGCACTCAAGTCGTCTTTCCCCAACGTTTTCAGCGAGCAGCTCGGCTTGTGCAGCAAAACGAAAGTTAAATTGGAGCTGAAAGAAAGTGTTCGATCCGTTTTCTGTCCGAAGCGTCCGGTTGCGTACGCGTTGTTCGATGCCGTCGACCAGGAACTCGATCGGCTGGAAAAGCTAAATATCATCACCCCGGTCGAATATTCGGAGTGGGCCGCTCCGATCGtcgtcgtccgcaaagccaatgGTTCCATTCGAATTTGCGGAGACTATTCCACGGGTTTGAACGCTGCGCTCCAACCAAACCAGTATCCACTTCCCCTGCCCGACGACATCTTCGCCAAGCTGGCTAACTGCAAGGTCTTCAGCCAGATCGATTTGTCCGACGCCTTCTTGCAGGTGGAAGTCGACGAGCAGTGCCGTAAGTTGCTAACCATCAACACTCATCGTGGTCTTTACTCCTACAACCGCCTCCCGCCGGGTGTGAATGTTGCGCCTGGTGCGTTTCAGCAGATCACCGATACAATGTTAGCCGGTCTGGAATGCACTTCCGGCTATCTCGATGATGTTATCGTTGGCGGCCGAACTGAAGAGGAGCACGACCGCAATTTACGGGCTGTTTTGAAACGAATACAGGATTTCGGCTTCACTATCCGACCCGAAAAGTGCACGTTTCGCAAGCAGCAGGTGCAATACGTGGGTCACATCGTCGATAGTCGCGGGTTACGTCCGGATCCGGCCAAAATCGAGGCGATTACGAAGCTGCCGCCGCCTACAGATGTGTCCGGACTACGATCCGTCCTGGGGGCCATCAACTACTACGGCAAGTTTGTTCCCAACATGCGTAAGCTCCGATACCCGCTCGACAATCTCCTGAAAGACGACGCAAAATTCCAGTGGACTCCAGAGTGCCAGAAAGCGTTCGAGCAGTTCAAGGCAATTCTCTCCTCGGATCTGCTACTCACACATTACGATCCGAAGCGGGAGATCATCGTTTCTGCCGACGCTTCTTCCGTTGGGCTTAGGGCAACAATCAGTCACAAGTTCCCCGACGGTAGCATCAAGGTCGTCCAGCACGCTTCCAGGGCACTCACGAAGGCCGAGCAAGGCTACAGCCAACCGGACCGCGAAGGTTTGGCCATCATATTTGCCGTCACGAAATTCCACAAAATGCTCTTCGGACGGCACTTTCGGTTGCAAACCGACCAACAGCCTCTGCTCCGTATCTTCGGCTCGAAAAAGGAATACCGGTCTACACTGCCAACCGGCTCCAACGTTTCGCTCTCCATCTGCTGCTCTACGATTTCGACATCGAGTACGTGCCCACCCACAAGTTTGGCAACGCAGACCTGCTTTCCCGGTTGATCAACCAGCACGTCAGGCCCAAAGAGGACTATGTCATCGCGAGCCTCAACCTGGAAGAGGATCTCAGGTCAGTTGTTTCTAATACGGTAAAGGTTTTACCTCTCAATTTCAGAGCCGTCGCCCAAAGCACCCAAGGAGACCCACTGCTCCGCCAAGTCTACCACCACGTTCAACATGGCTGGCCCCAGTCAAAGCTTTCGGGGTCCGACATTCAACGGTTCCAAGTCAGGCAGGAATCGCTCTCCGTGGTAGATGGGTGCGTCATGTTTGCCGAACGGCTCGTCATCCCGTCGCTGCTCCGCAAGTGCCTCGAACAGCTTCATCGTGGCCACCCCGGCATGCAGCGTATGAAGGCCCTCGCCAGAAGCTACGTGTATTGGCCCAGTTTGGATGCCGATATCGTCGACTTCGTCAAGGCATGTCGACATTGTGCGTCCGTAGCCAGATCGCCTCCTCACTCTCCACCGGTGCCGTGGCCCAAACCAGCCGCTCCATGGCAGCGCGTCCACGTCGACTACGCCGGTCCAATCGAAGGCGACTATTACCTCATCGTCGTCGATTCCTTCTCCAAATGGCCGGAGATCGTCCAAACAAATCGTATCACCTCGGCGGTGACCATTTCCATTCTCCGTGGTTTGTTTGCTCGGCTGGGTATGCCCGTTACCCTGGTCAGCGACAACGGTACCCAGTTCACAAGCGCCGAATTTGCCGATTTCTGCGCCTCCAACGGCATCGAACACCTCACGACAGCCCCATTCCATCCACAATCGAATGGCCAAGCGGAACGATTCGTGGACACTTTCAAGAGGGCCGTGAAGAAGATTCGAGAGGGGAGAGGATCGATACAGCACGCACTGGACATTTTCCTGCTCACGTACCGCAGCACACCCAACCGGGCTCTGCCAGACCAGAAGTCGCCATCAGAGATCATGTTCGGGCGCAAAATCCGCACGTGTCTCGAGCTTCTGCGTCCTCCGCCGATACGTACACCAGTGCCGACGACCTCAAGAAATCGAGATCCTTCAGCCGAAACGACCCTGTTTACGCCAATCTCCACAGTCGTAATGGTTGGAAATGGGTTCCCGGTACAGTCGTCGAAAAGATCGGAGATGTGGATCGACGATCGCCGAATGTTGCGCTCTCACATCAACCAGCTCCGGAGTCGTCATGCTGCTGACACGACACCAAAGCCTTCCATCGGTCAAGCCACCTCTAACCAGCATTTGTTGCCGCTGGACATCCTGTTGAGTGCCTGGAATCTTCCCAGCCAACCGGCCGGCACGCCAACTCCTTCGCTTGTTCCAAGCGCCTCGTTATCGTCACCTACGTTAGCGCCTGTCTCCAGTCCCGAGCCTACCTTGCTAGGTTCCACGCCGGCCCGTGCATCGTCTACGCCACGACACGAGGTTCCGGCTGTCGCGTCCACCTCTTCATCATCAACGACATCAACATCACCCGAATTCGAATCCGCAATCGAAGTTGAACCGGTGGTAGATCTCCCTAGGCGATCTTCACGGATTCAAAGACCGCCAATCAGGTTCGACCCCTACCACCTATATTAAGAGGGGAGATGTTGAGGACAACCCTATCGCGGTGTACTATGAAGTACTACGCACGCCGCTGGGCTCGCACTCGGCAGCATAACTGCTAATGTGTGATGTTGGAGAAGCGCATCAATGAATGATTTTAATATGGTTGTCATCGTATCGTATCTGTATACTTCAGTTAGTTTGTTTACGTCCCGTATATCGTTTTGTACTTTTAGCGTGTCGCaataaattatgttttattagttACGTGCGCGTTTAATTCCCTGATGTAGGGACGAGTATAGAGAACGACCATCGGGGTATTTCCACGGTACAAAACCCTGAAAATAAATAATACTGTTACGAGATATCCGACCATCATTGCGGACGCATTAGCAAACTTTTTTAAGGATGCCTCGTCCATACAGCGCTACAATAAAACCTTTTTCAAGCATCATCCGACCGCTGCAACAGCAATTGCAAAACTGAACATACCGCCGGACCGAGGACAGCACTTCAACACTCCGTTTTCCATGAAAGAGTTAGTCTTTGCCCTTCGAATTCCCTGAGGAAAAACAGAAGACtttcctgagattttttttttaagaaatgtttgaaatatttttcgtagACATCCTTAGCGAAATTCCTGGTTGCAAACTAAAACGAATATTGTACGAGAACTTTGCAGGATATCTAGTCTATAGAAGATACAATAGATGGATTTATGATGAAATCCTAGggagaattttttgagaaattattcgaggaatttatgaaagaggctctggaataatttttggaaaccCTTCTGGAGTCCCTTGTTGAACACTTGAACACAACCTCTCCTTAAATCTTCAGCACAAGCCCGCCGTTATCGAGCCTTTGTACATAGTAATATAATCACTACCACAGTAAAGCACATTGTATTTATAATACTGTAGATTGTTTATTTCTTATTAACCAAATATTTTCGAAAGTGTTTTTTTGTCTATTCTCTTTCCTTCTTCGAACAATGATAAAAATTAATAGAGCAATGCTTACCAACAGTGTGGCTGCCATCATAATGCAAAACGCTATCATTCCCGAGCCCTTATGAACGTGCCAACATGCTTCATCATCGACAGAGCAAATTATACTACTGAACCCCGCCTTAACGGTTGAATCCTGTGATTGAGTCCCATCAACCAACCGAGCCAGCTGGGGCCCACCGCAAAATGCGCCTCGGTGATTGAGGAACTTAATCAGTCGCACATTGTGTCTAGCTACTGGACTAGCGCAGCGAAAGTCGTCCAACAGATACTGCAGATCTTTGTTCTCGTAGAGCATTGGCAACATCTCATCCACCAACCACTGTTCAGAACAGCTACAATTCCAAGGGTTGCCCTGAAGATTCACTTCGCCACTTAAACTCTCCCAATCAGTCAAATTTACCGGAATAGATGTTAATTTATTGTAGCTAATGTCCAGCTTACAAAGCTCCACATTTTCGAACGCCATTGAGCTTATACTTTGCAACTTGGGACAGTGAGACATCCGAATCTCCACACAATCTTGTTCTTTGTCATCTTCTCGTCCAACTGGAAAACacgaagaattatgcaaatcttACTAGATTCTGATTACCAAATCATCTTACCCAATCTCCAGAAGCTGTATTCTCCCAATTCTTTTAGATTCGGAAGCCGACTGAGCGATAGGAATTTCAACGACACGTGTTCGTCGAAAAATATCCTTTCGAAAGGATTACCGTCCAGAATCAAGCCTAAAAGATTTTTACCCAGTTTCCGAGGTAGCTCACTGAACTtgttatatgataaatcaagcGTTGTTAGCTTCGGAAACGAATCTCCGTTGAACACATCCAGCTCATTATCACTTGCATTCAGTATCAGAACATTCACCGTTTGTGCAAGATGTAAATCTGTTAGCCTATTGTTCTGGATTTCTAGCAGCTCTAGACTCTCAGGGAGATCTGCAAAAGGCCACTGGCCGATCGAGTTTCCAGCGATACTGATGCTGTTCAAAGCTGATGGTAGCTTGATATTAGCGAACATGTTCGAAATTTCGTTGAACGATAGATCTAGGCGTCGTAGTTGACTGAGGGAGGCGAAGGCCTGAGGGTCGAGGGCATAGATTTGATTATGTGAGAGATCAAGAATTTccctgaaaacaaaaaactttgaacaatATTGGCGTTAGGAGCGATTGATAACTTACAGTTTTGGCATAGAAAAGAACATGGCAACGTGTAAGCCCTTCAACTTGTTCCAGCCCAAATACAACTCCTTCCAGGCGAGTTCATCGTAACTCATCCAACTATAAAGCTCACAGTGTTCTAGTCGAACTATACTAGCGTTCCGCAACTTCCCCATCAGCAGCTCCGAAATAGACATCAATTTGTTGTGGGACAGATTAATCGATTCCAGATGCTCAAGAAATGCTCTTTCCAGGGCGTTGACCGTTGAAAGTGAGTTGTTGGAGAGATCCAGGTGTTTCAGGACGTTTTGGGATGCGAAAAAGTctggataaaataaaaatgggaTCAGTGAGAATATGCTGGATGCTGAGATTGCCAAAGAAGGTACCTTTATCCATTGCTTTTAGGTCATTACCAGTCATGATGAGTGATTccaagtttttaaaattttcgaacGGTTCATTGTAATACGAATCGATGGCGTTATTGCTAAAGTGAAGCTCCGTAACATATGCACTAGATGGTGGCCTGTTGAGTATGAAAGTAAAATATGGTGAATTATTTGTCCAGGAATTTGTTAGTCAAAGACTGTAATTATAATAATACGGAGGAGGAATTGTTCATCAAACCTTTCGGTCAACAGTCGACAGTATCAACATACTGatagattcaaaacaattaataAATATTCCGTCCTTTGATCAAATTTTGAACATTACTTGTCCTATCCACGGTTTTGAACGTTGTCGCGCCCCTAAACAATTGCATCGTTTCATTTTCGAACATACGGTATATCAGTTGGATATTCAGTGTTCGTCTAgaaatacactcccgtgcaaattttgggttcaccctcttaaaaacataaaacatgttttgtCCATagctctgtgattacacgtccaattaaaaCACTTTATGGCGCATTCGAAAGTCAATGGgctattcttacttcgtaggtatttttccaagaatatttcttgaattttgtatactaaatttttacttaaatttgtgAACCCAAACtattgcacgatacaccatactgaggagtgaacccaaa includes:
- the LOC5566977 gene encoding chaoptin encodes the protein MIRITVIISYSVIALLCATVSQGASPTIQMVDICTLCRCLDAKTSNEMIVDCHGEDQQAAAGGQHAKYFNLQNIIWPVPKDPLNNPLRIRAFFRNMKLPTLPRPPSSAYVTELHFSNNAIDSYYNEPFENFKNLESLIMTGNDLKAMDKDFFASQNVLKHLDLSNNSLSTVNALERAFLEHLESINLSHNKLMSISELLMGKLRNASIVRLEHCELYSWMSYDELAWKELYLGWNKLKGLHVAMFFSMPKLEILDLSHNQIYALDPQAFASLSQLRRLDLSFNEISNMFANIKLPSALNSISIAGNSIGQWPFADLPESLELLEIQNNRLTDLHLAQTVNVLILNASDNELDVFNGDSFPKLTTLDLSYNKFSELPRKLGKNLLGLILDGNPFERIFFDEHVSLKFLSLSRLPNLKELGEYSFWRLVGREDDKEQDCVEIRMSHCPKLQSISSMAFENVELCKLDISYNKLTSIPVNLTDWESLSGEVNLQGNPWNCSCSEQWLVDEMLPMLYENKDLQYLLDDFRCASPVARHNVRLIKFLNHRGAFCGGPQLARLVDGTQSQDSTVKAGFSSIICSVDDEACWHVHKGSGMIAFCIMMAATLLVSIALLIFIIVRRRKENRQKNTFENIWLIRNKQSTVL